In one Lachnospiraceae bacterium genomic region, the following are encoded:
- the pgeF gene encoding peptidoglycan editing factor PgeF gives MEFKSETLHIQRNGAVYYTTFPSFDETGLVRHLYSTRRGGVSQGALGPMNLGFGRGDNKAAVVENFRRISYVSDIYVGDMVFSDQVHGDRIVYVDQQDRGKGIFKPKELEGVDGLITDKPQVCLVTFYADCVPLFFLDPVKKVIGLAHAGWRGTVLEIGKKMVQRMEKEFACRPQDMLAGIGPSIGPCCFEVGSDVEKEFASAFPAWRAEIIRPAEQEGKSYVDLWKTNALILEEAGLQKEHITVTDLCTKCHAQYFHSHRRMGNERGTQAAFLELI, from the coding sequence ATGAAACAGGCTTGGTGCGTCATTTGTATTCAACAAGGCGCGGCGGTGTGAGCCAAGGGGCTTTAGGACCCATGAATTTAGGCTTTGGCAGAGGGGACAACAAAGCGGCCGTGGTGGAAAATTTTCGCAGAATCAGCTATGTATCCGATATTTATGTGGGAGATATGGTTTTTTCTGATCAGGTTCATGGAGATCGAATTGTATATGTGGATCAGCAGGACCGGGGAAAAGGGATTTTTAAGCCTAAGGAGCTGGAAGGGGTGGACGGCTTGATTACAGATAAGCCTCAGGTTTGCTTAGTGACCTTTTATGCGGACTGCGTACCCCTGTTTTTTTTGGATCCTGTGAAAAAGGTGATTGGGCTGGCGCATGCCGGCTGGCGAGGAACCGTGCTGGAGATTGGAAAGAAGATGGTACAGCGCATGGAAAAGGAATTTGCGTGCCGTCCGCAAGACATGCTTGCGGGAATCGGCCCTTCCATTGGACCCTGCTGCTTTGAAGTGGGCAGTGACGTGGAGAAAGAGTTTGCATCAGCGTTTCCCGCCTGGCGGGCGGAAATCATACGTCCGGCAGAGCAAGAGGGAAAAAGCTATGTGGATCTGTGGAAAACGAATGCTTTGATCTTAGAGGAGGCCGGACTTCAGAAGGAGCATATCACAGTGACGGATCTATGTACTAAATGTCATGCGCAGTATTTCCATTCTCACCGCAGAATGGGCAATGAGCGCGGCACACAGGCAGCATTTTTGGAGCTGATATAG